The window ACTCACTTCAGATTGCTTGAGGCAATCGGGGTTGTTTCTGATTATGCTTATAATGTTAATACAGGGCACTATGAGCCAACTGACCCGCTTTTAAACATGATCAGCGGTCTTAATTATTCTGCTGTAACGGCTCTTAATTCTGCAACTCCTGTAACCTTTACACTTACGTCAGCTCTTCCGGGTACCCCTGCACCAACAATGACTGCAACGGTCAGCATAGTTCAGTGCATAGGGATTGAGTTCTTTCAAAGAGTGGGAACGATTGATTATATGCTCGCACAGGGCAACTGTATGAAAGTTGTAAATGTATTCTGAGTGGGTTTTGCGTGCTGTTTCTTTCGTGTTTGTGCGGTAGAGTCGTGTTGGCAGGCACGGCTCTACTTTTTTTCTTGACTTTTGCAAAAAGATTTCGTATATTTGTAATAACGAAATTCAATAGAACTTTTTCTTTCTTCATGACTAAAAAGTCCCGCAGTAATGCGGGATTTTTTAGTTTATTACTGATAACTCTGATATAATTCTTCTATGAGTGTACTATAATTGATATAGCAAAGAAAAATGTCCCTGACCGACTTATATACGACTCATATCCGACTGAACTCCGACTGAACCCCAAAAAATAACCGACTCAGTTTTTTTTATTTTCCAACTTTTTTATAAAACTGTTAAATCCGTCAAAGATTTTGCCTCGTGTTGTTATTTCTTTGTGTAGCTCGTAATAGTAAGCGTCAACAAATCGCCTGTCGCCTGTTCTGTTGCAGGCATCAAAATAAATGTCCCTAAGCCCTTGTAATTCGCTTAAGCTGTTTTTTAATAATCTTAGTTTTTCTTTCATAATAAATTGGTTTTTTAGGTTTAACAATGATTTCCGATGCTTTTAAAAAATCGCATCGGTTTAAAAAAAGCAATACTTTAAAACTTACTTAGGCAACTGTTATAGCCAGAGCGTTGGGAAGTGTCAAGAGTTCAGGTCATTTTTTTCGGAATAAACTAAAATCTACTTATCCGAAAAAAATGAATGAACCCAACGGGCTTGCTCTTGACTGTGCGTTGGCGTGGGCTTAACTTTGCATAAGTAAGTTTTAAAGTTTCAATGAAGCTGATTACCTCGTTTTTCTTTTCTTCAGGGATTGTAAAATGTTAAAGCGGGCTGATTCTGCTTCAGGGGGGTGGGCTTGGTTGCAATGAAGTTTCGGCGGACATGGAACAATACAGCAATTAAAGAATAAAAAGCAATTGCGTAAGCACGTAAAGCGTTGGCATTGCTTTTTTTCTTTGATTGCTACCGCTTTTCGCCGCTGACAGCTCTTTGATTTTTTTATTTTACATTAATTTAAATAATAAAAAAGTCAAAATAAAAAAAGCAATGTGCTGGCTGCTAAGGTCGGCGTGCGTTGGCGTGGGAGCTATTTAACATAATAACCCTTATAAATGAAAGCGGCATTAAATAATTTATACCTTAATATCGCCGCTTTTATTATAAGGTTTATTATGTTACTTAGCGTTGGGTGTTGATATTTTTGGCATGTGTTTTTGTTGTGTGAGCGACTGGGCTACAAAAACCATGACAAAAATATTAACACAGAAGGGTCGGCAAACAGGTCGGGGCGGGATTTTATTTTAGTTTGTTGTTTGTAGTTTGTCGTTTGGTGGTGGTGGGTTAGGGTATTTTTTTGGCTACGCTTTTGGCGTTGGCGGCGAAGGGTTGGGGCGTATGCCAACAAAAATCTGGCGTCGGATTAATCAGTTTTTAGTTTAAAGTTTTTTCTATATTTGTATTCTATGAATGTTTTTACAGATACATTATTAAGTATTATTTCAAATGTCCTAAGTGGTGTTTTAGTTATTTTGTTAACTCAAAAAAAAAAAAATTAAATTAATGTTTCACTTTTATCTATTTTGGCGGTAAGTGAATCATATTAAAAACAGTTAATCATATAATCGGGTGATACTTTGTTATTTCTTCGGTTAAATCGTCTAAGTTGCTTAATTGATAAACTTCTGTACTGCTTACGTAACGATGTCCTGCCATGTGTTGTGTTTTACGGAGATTGTGTGTTTTTAACCAGTTTACTATTACTGATGCTCGTAATTGTTTTGCGTCTTTTACTTTTGGGTTTTCGCTTCTTAGTGTTTTCATTAGCTTTTGCATGATGTTGCTAAAGTTTTCACTACTGCCTAAGTTTGGAAAAAGCTTTGTGCATGGGGTTTGTTTTATTTCTAATATTTCTTTTCTTGTGGTGTTGCTGTAATCAAGTAAATCTATAATCTGATGCGATTCAAGTTTCAGGGTTCTTTCTTCTGTTCGTCTGCTTCCTGTTATAAATATTTTTCCTTCTCTTAGTTTTAAGTCCTGTATTTCAAGTTGTGCAATTTCTTCGGTGCGTAAACCCTGATAAATTAATAGTCCTAATATTAATTTATTTCTTCGCTTTGCTATGTTTTGCATTGTTTGCGGTGGCATTTTATTTTTTTCTTTTGCTTGGGTTTCTGTTTTATAACTTCGGTAAACTTGCTCTAATTCTTCGTTTGTGAGTATGTCGTGTAATATTCTTCGCTTTATTCCTTTTATTTCTATATTACTGGCTGGGTTTTCCTCTAATACTCCATCAATAACAAGGTGTTTGTAATAATGATTTATTTTTATTATTGTTTGCTGTATGCTGCGTTGCTTGTTGTTTTTGCTTTTGCAATAGCTTATGTATGCCATTATATCATTATAAATTGTTTGCTCCGGTTCGATTCCTTCATTTTCAAGCCACGTTAAAAAACGTTTGACTGTTGATGTAATGCTGCCTATTGATTTACTGCTATATCTTTTTAATATTAGATATTCTGTAAAAGCTTCAATTTTCAAGTATAAAGTTTCCTGCTTCATTTGTTGATTCAAGTAAGTGTGTATAGATTTGTGTTGATTCTAAACTTGAGTGTCCTAAAAATTTTGCAATGGATTCGAGTTTCATTCCTGCTTCTAAAAGGTGTGTCGCTATTGAGTGGCGCAGCGTGTGTAAGCCGATTTCTTTTTGTTGTAATTCTGCGTTTTCAGTTCTTTGTATTAATAATTTTAATCGTAATAACATTGCTTGTCCTGTTATTCGCTTGCCTCTTTGCGTTATAAAAAAAGCTTCTGTTTTGCTATCCTTTAAAAATAGTGGTCTTGAGTCATATAAATAATTCTGTAAATAGTTTATTCCTTTTGCATTTACAGGAACATAGCGTTCTTTGTAGTTCTTGCCTTTTCTTACATATATTAATTTTTTATCAAAAAGTATGTCGCTTATATCAAGCTGCACCCCTTCATTTCGTCTTAATCCGCAAGCGTAAAAAATTGTCAACATTGCTAAATCTCTTATTGATAATACTTCGTTTTGCCATACAGGAACTCTTCCTCTTATATAAGGAAAATCGTTTACTGCTTTATAAATTTGCCTGACTTCTTCTTGTGTTAATACTGTTGTTATTTTATCTTCTTCGGTTTCTCTTGGTAAATATAGTTTTGAGATTGTGAGCCGCCCTGATTGTCTTAAATATTTTAGAAAGTTATATATTGCCTGTTGATGTTTTTGCAGATAGCTTGTACTTAATCCGCCCCCACGCCGTAGGTTTGGGCGTGTTTTGAGTTCGTTATAATATTGCTTTATTGTTTTGTTGTCTATGTCTTTTATTTGTGTTCTTCCCTGTTTCTCCATGTAGTGCAGTAATTCTCTTATGCAATTTGGCATATTATAAACGCTTGATGGGGCAAAGCCGATTATATCAAGCCACTCTTTGAAGCTTTGTTCAATGTATTTATATGCGGGGCTGTTGATTGGTAAGTGTTTCATTTTAGTTAATAGTTAAAAGATAATAGTTAATAGTTTTGGGATTGCTTCCCACTTCGTTCCTCGCGGTCGCAATGACGCTCTTTTCATCATTAACTATTCACTATTAACTATTAACTTTTTTTCACCCCTCTTATTCCTTTTCGTGAACTTTTGAACTTCGGTATTTAAGTTATTGGTTTTGTTT is drawn from Bacteroidales bacterium and contains these coding sequences:
- a CDS encoding tyrosine-type recombinase/integrase translates to MKHLPINSPAYKYIEQSFKEWLDIIGFAPSSVYNMPNCIRELLHYMEKQGRTQIKDIDNKTIKQYYNELKTRPNLRRGGGLSTSYLQKHQQAIYNFLKYLRQSGRLTISKLYLPRETEEDKITTVLTQEEVRQIYKAVNDFPYIRGRVPVWQNEVLSIRDLAMLTIFYACGLRRNEGVQLDISDILFDKKLIYVRKGKNYKERYVPVNAKGINYLQNYLYDSRPLFLKDSKTEAFFITQRGKRITGQAMLLRLKLLIQRTENAELQQKEIGLHTLRHSIATHLLEAGMKLESIAKFLGHSSLESTQIYTHLLESTNEAGNFILEN
- a CDS encoding tyrosine-type recombinase/integrase is translated as MKQETLYLKIEAFTEYLILKRYSSKSIGSITSTVKRFLTWLENEGIEPEQTIYNDIMAYISYCKSKNNKQRSIQQTIIKINHYYKHLVIDGVLEENPASNIEIKGIKRRILHDILTNEELEQVYRSYKTETQAKEKNKMPPQTMQNIAKRRNKLILGLLIYQGLRTEEIAQLEIQDLKLREGKIFITGSRRTEERTLKLESHQIIDLLDYSNTTRKEILEIKQTPCTKLFPNLGSSENFSNIMQKLMKTLRSENPKVKDAKQLRASVIVNWLKTHNLRKTQHMAGHRYVSSTEVYQLSNLDDLTEEITKYHPII